One Dioscorea cayenensis subsp. rotundata cultivar TDr96_F1 chromosome 17, TDr96_F1_v2_PseudoChromosome.rev07_lg8_w22 25.fasta, whole genome shotgun sequence DNA window includes the following coding sequences:
- the LOC120280787 gene encoding probable WRKY transcription factor 46, producing MEKITGTGIAPLYYERLVDVLAKGEVEARQLKAHLNEQQPSFEFCKASLESIHFALNEAMSIAKVSMPENCLPSVWLNSSSSLDSPSSDSSDHKDMPKKRKSQPKWSNKVRVNPGTMDAPLDDGHSWRKYGQKDILGAKYPRAYYRCTHRITQGCLATKQVQRSDSDPSIFDVIYRGEHSCSKKIKQKAASSSSQENKQDFFSFNTGVKIEGNEHERSSSSVCFPSSQVLTCLSSMDNHFMGNDCFSVSPCIDNHQQANESELNDIFFTSMTSASNSSVVGIHDFMDYNPFDPKFFH from the exons ATGGAGAAGATCACTGGCACTGGAATAGCGCCATTGTATTATGAGAGGCTTGTTGATGTCCTTGCTAAGGGTGAGGTGGAAGCAAGACAATTGAAGGCACATCTAAATGAACAACAACCTTCCTTTGAGTTTTGCAAGGCATCACTAGAGAGCATACACTTTGCTCTCAATGAGGCTATGTCTATTGCCAAAGTAAGCATGCCAGAGAATTGCTTGCCTTCTGTGTGGCTTAACTCTTCTAGCAGCCTGGACTCACCTTCAAGTGACAGTTCTGATCATAAGGATATGCCCAAAAAAAg GAAATCACAACCTAAATGGAGTAACAAGGTTAGGGTTAACCCAGGAACAATGGATGCCCCTCTTGATGATGGTCATAGTTGGAGAAAGTACGGCCAAAAGGACATACTTGGTGCAAAATATCCAAG AGCTTATTATAGATGTACTCACAGAATTACACAAGGATGCCTTGCAACAAAACAAGTGCAAAGATCAGACTCAGATCCCTCcatttttgatgtgatttatagAGGAGAACACTCTTGTTCGaagaagataaaacaaaaagctgcttcttcttcttctcaagaaaaCAAGCAGGACTTCTTCAGTTTCAATACTGGAGTGAAGATTGAAGGGAATGAACATGAGCGCTCGTCCTCTTCTGTCTGCTTCCCTTCATCTCAAGTACTCACTTGCTTGTCAAGCATGGACAACCATTTCATGGGTAATGACTGCTTCTCAGTTTCGCCATGCATTGACAATCATCAACAGGCAAATGAGTCAGAGTTGAATGACATATTCTTCACTAGTATGACTTCTGCATCAAACTCTTCCGTTGTGGGCATTCATGATTTCATGGACTACAACCCATTTGATCCAAAATTCTTCCATTGA